The Collibacillus ludicampi region AGAGGAAGCGGTACCTCTGTACAAGAAATCAACCGTTTGCTCAAACAATTCGAAGAGATGCAGAAGATGGTCAAGCAATTCTCCGGTTTGGCGAAGAAAATGGGCAAAAAGAAAGGGAAAGGCGGATTTAAACTTCCCTTTATGTAAGAACCATTTATTTTTTTGAATTCGGTTTAAGTTTTCGTTCCATTTTTGGAACGATTATGATATAATCTGTCTTCTGAATGGAGGTGTTAGTTGTGGCAGTAAAGATTCGTCTCAAGCGGATGGGTGCAAAGAAGGTACCTTTCTATCGCGTAGTCGTTTCCGATTCCCGTTCTCCGCGTGATGGTCGTTTCATCGAGGAGATCGGTACTTATAATCCGGTTACGCAACCGGCACAAATCCATATCGATGAAGAGAAAGCGATCAAATGGCTTCAGAACGGTGCACAACCGTCTGACACGGTACGCAATCTCTTTAGCAAGACCGGTATTCTGAAAAAGGTTCACGAGATGAAAGCAGGTAAGTAATCCCACTTGTCGGGGGTTATCTTATGAAAGAGCTCGTTGAAATCATTGCCCGTGAGCTTGTGGATCATCCTGAAAATGTTCGGGTGCGTGAGGTCATTCAAGATATGAACGTGGTATACGAATTGTCTGTTCATCCATCCGACATGGGGAAGGTAATCGGCAAGCAGGGCCGGATTGCGAAAGCGATGCGTACGGTCGTTTCGGCGGCCGCCATGCAGCAAAATAAGCGTGCCACGATTGAGATCGTATGAAAGAAAGGTCAGGGAACAGTTTTCCTGGCCTTTTTCACGTAAAGAAAAGAAGTCAGATGTGGTATACTTTTTACCGCATCCGATTTTTCTTTATTTCCAAACAGCCAATTTTGAATCGCTTATACCGATACCAAAATGTTTCTGCCGGAGGTTTTCATATGGATAAAATCACGATCCGCCAACCCGTCATGGTCAAGTTTATCGTAACGGAACAGACCAAACAGTTGATCGTTCGCGAACTGCAACAGGCGATCACGAACGTTGGGGTAGAACTTGATCAACTCGAATTTCATGCGAAGCGAGCGCTGGAGGAAGCCAAGAAACAGGGGCTCCATGCAGTAGAGGCTGTTCAGCAACAGATCGAAAGTGAACGAAAGGCACGTTTGGAGCGGCGTGAACAACTGATGGCACATTTGACACAGATCCAACAAGCCGAGTTGGGGAGCGAATTACCGCATGGACAGGTGGAAACGACGATTGAAGTAAAAGTCGGTGATTCTTGGGAGGATATTATGAGAGGTGGAGAGATTGTACTAAAAGACGGGATCGTACACGAGATTCGTCGGGTAGGTGGTGCACATTGAACGAACAACTGTTTACGGTAGGATCACTTGTGAATACGCAGGGGATCCGCGGGGAGGTACGTGTCATCAGCCGGACGGATTTTCCCGAAAAAAGGTTTGCACCGGGTGCAAAGTTGTTGCTGATTCATAAAGATTTTCCCGGGCCTGTGCCTTTGACGGTAGAAACGGTACGGAAACATAAAAATTTTTATCTTCTCCGCTTTAAAGATCATCCAACGATTAACCATGTGGAAAAATACAAAGGTGGAGAGTTAAAAGTTCCTCAATCGGAACTGCAGGAGTTGCCGGAGAATACATATTATATTTTCCAATTGGTCGGTTGTGAGGTTGTTACCGAGGATGGGGAGACGCTCGGGGTTCTGAAAGAGGTTTTGAAACCGGGGGCAAACGATGTATGGGTCGTAAAACCGCCGCGCGGAAAAGATATTTTACTGCCTGCAATTCCAGAGTGTATACTCGATGTGGATGTTGAGAAGAAAAAAATCACAGTTCATATCATGGAAGGTCTGTTGGAATGAAGATCGATATCGTAACCATATTTCCGGAAATGTTTACAGGCGTGTTTTCGAGCAGCATGATCAAGCGAGCACAAGATACTGGCGCGGTAACGATCGACATTACCGATTTTCGGAAATATTCGCCTAATAAGCATCATACAGTCGACGATACGCCGTATGGCGGAGGAGGCGGAATGGTTTTAAAGCCGGAGCCGATTTTCTTCGCAGTTGAATCTTTATTGGAGAAGTGTAACTCGAAACGACCGGCTCGTGTGATTTTGACGTCACCCCAAGGTGAAGTCTTTTCACAAGAGAAAGCCATCGAATTGGCGAGAGAAGAACATTTGGTTTTGATATGCGGTCATTATGAGGGATATGATGAACGGATTCGACAACATCTTGTGACGGATGAAATTTCGATCGGCGATTATGTGTTGACAGGGGGCGAACTGCCCGCGATGGTGATCGTCGATTCGATCGTTCGCTTATTGCCGGGCGTACTTGGGAACGAACAGTCAGCAGAGAATGATTCGTTTCGCAACGGTTTATTGGAATATCCTCAATACACCCGCCCCGCAGAGTTTCGCGGCTGGAAAGTCCCGGATGTTCTTCTCTCAGGGAATCATGCAAAAATCGAAGAATGGAGACGAAAAGAATCATTGAGGCGCACTCTTTTGCGGCGTCCCGATTTGTTGCAAAAGGCTGAACTAAATGAGAGGGATCAACGGTTGTTGCAGAAGGTCAAAGAGGAAATGGGAAATGCGTAAGATCTACCGGTGGAACTGTTGTTGTAGATCCCTCAGCCGCTTTATGTTAAGATAAAATTGTGACATTGTTGGTAGTTTTCACCTCACTGTTTGCCATGGTGAGGTTTTTTCGTGACTTTTTGCTTCATCTGCACACATAAAGTTATTCTACAACGGATTCCTATCTTTGGAGGGTGAGCGGATGCTGGATGTGCTCATTATTGGAGGGGGGCCTGCCGGAATGGCTGCGTCCATCTGGTGTAAACGGCTGGGGCTTCGCAGTCTTTTATTGGAACGTCGGGCGGAACTGGGCGGACAATTGTTTTCGATCAACAATCCGGTTATCGATTACCCGGGGATTTCAGTACAAACGGGCCGTGAATTGGTTCCTTATTTTCTTTCACATGTGCACGAACTTGGATGCAGTTACAGATGCAATGTAACGGTTATGGAGATCGCCGTTGCCAGGAAAACGGTCGTGACAGCCGAAGAGACTTTCACCGCGCATTCATTGATTCTGGCGATGGGAAGCCGGGAACGCCGCTTAAATGTTCCTGGAGAAAAAGAAATGATCGCACGTGGAGAAGTCTATTCTGCCAGTCGGGATTTTCATAAATTTCAAGGAAAACAAGTGGCTGTCATCGGCGGGGGAGACCGTGCGTTGGAAGGTGCATGGCTACTGGCGGAAGCGGGCGCCCGCGTCGAACTGATCCATCGTTCCTCTCTGTTTCGTGCAAGGCCCGAATTTCGCGAACGAGTATTTGCGCATCCGAGGATCCGGATCCATAGAGATACGATTGTGAAGCGAATTATTGGAGAATCGCGTGTACAGGCGGTCGAAATCCGGCAAACGTCTCATCCCTCCCGGTTGGAAATCGTACCGGCAGATGCCGTTTTTGTTCGCATCGGCGTCGAACCGAATCGGGAATTGGTACAAGGCCAAGTGCAGTGCGATACCGATGGTTACATCATCACAAACGAAGACGGGGAAACGAGTGTCAAAGATGTTTTCGCCATCGGTGACCTTTGTGTACGCCCGCTTTTTTCAAGTATTTCTTTATCAGTAGGACAGGCGGCCAGAGCGGTGAAGAGAATATCGGCCAACATCTTCCGCCTGCCTTCCTAACAGCGTTAGAGAATATTTTATTTCGGATTTACTTTCTCCAAATGAAAATAAGTGAAGCGACCTGTTTTATTGCGGTCGAGCGTCCGTACCGTGTAAAGGGTGAGATCGTTCTTTTGACGGCTCACTTGTTCGACGAGCCCTCTGCTGTTCCAAGGGTACACATATACTTCTTCTCCCGGTGAAAATTGAACGGGATCGAGCACATCGTTTTTCGTGATTTCGTCCGTCAAAATCACGGTATCGATCCCGCCGTTCAGTTGAATGACATTCCCGGTCACGTAATCCGCATGTTCATCGATGAGAAATTGGACGGTGCGCGTAATATCGTCTGCCATACTGATGCGTCCGATGCGATCATGCGTTTGCAGATATTCATCCAAAAACGTTTCTTTCCACTTCCCCCTTATATCCCCCGGACACACCATATTGACTGTAATTCCATTATGTCTTTCTTCGAGTGCGAGCGTTCTCGTGAATGAGACGAGTCCGACTTTTGCAGCTGCGTATGCGCTGCGATAACGCCAGCCACGCGCTTGTTCAGCGCCGTCAAATCCGAATGTGATGATACGGCCAAATCCTTGCTTGCGCATGTAAGGGATCACAAGCTTACTTAGGTAAAATGCGCTCGATAAATTACTGTCGATCATATACTTCCAATCGCTGATATCCATATCGGTTGCCCGTTGACGTTGATACAAAAACGGGCCTGCGCAGTGAATCAAGATATCGATTGTTCCAAATCGTTCGATAGACTCACGGATCAAACGTTCTGCCTCTTCAAAGTACGAAACATCCGCCTGAACGATATGACATTCCGTATGGGTCGCTTGAATTTTGTTTTGCAGCTGCAGACATGCTTCCGCAGACGTGCGGTAATTCAGGATGATACGGTGACCTTGTTCCGCGAGGCGGTAAGCGATGGCGGAGCCGAGCCCCGTGGCGCTTCCTGTTATGAGAACACTCCTTCTCATGCAAAGCCCTGAAACCAGGATTCCTCCTTTCCTCTCGTTTTCTTATAGCGCTCTTTAGTAGCATATCATAGAGTCTCCGTCGATTTTCAACGAAAAAAAAAGGCTGGAAACTATATTCCGCCTTCCATGTCAGAATCGTTATTTTTTAGGTTTAAACGTATGGCAACAAGTCATCGAACTGTTAACCGCATGATCGTGATGTTCCGGGACGCCCATCTCACCGATTTCAAGTTTATAATTTTGTGTATGTTGGTCGATCTCGACGAGAATGGCATCGGCAGCACATCTATTTTCAGCAGCCCAATAAGTACAGTTACTTACAGTACAGCGAACTTCTGTCGCCATGAATACTCCTCCTTCAATATGAGTTAACATTATCATTTCTCATTCCGGAGAGCTTCATACTTTCATTTGTCGTATGCTAAAATCTTCGTTTCATGAACGTACGGGCTATCATTTTTTCTGTTGTGTTTGTGGCGAAGCTTATGTTATAATTCCATTTGTTGATCAGGGCGGTCCGCTGTCTTTCGGCATGTTTCAAAGATATGAACGCCTGTAGGGAAGGAGGCTACGTACTTATGGATATTGTTCGTCAAATCACGGAAGAACAACTCCGTAAAGACATTCCTGATTTTCGTGCGGGCGATACTCTTCGCGTGCATGTGAAAGTCAAAGAGGGAAACCGTGAACGTATTCAGGTATTCGAAGGTGTCGTGATCAAACGTCGCGGCAGTGGTATCTCCGAGACATTTACCGTTCG contains the following coding sequences:
- the rpsP gene encoding 30S ribosomal protein S16, which encodes MAVKIRLKRMGAKKVPFYRVVVSDSRSPRDGRFIEEIGTYNPVTQPAQIHIDEEKAIKWLQNGAQPSDTVRNLFSKTGILKKVHEMKAGK
- a CDS encoding KH domain-containing protein; this translates as MKELVEIIARELVDHPENVRVREVIQDMNVVYELSVHPSDMGKVIGKQGRIAKAMRTVVSAAAMQQNKRATIEIV
- a CDS encoding YlqD family protein, yielding MDKITIRQPVMVKFIVTEQTKQLIVRELQQAITNVGVELDQLEFHAKRALEEAKKQGLHAVEAVQQQIESERKARLERREQLMAHLTQIQQAELGSELPHGQVETTIEVKVGDSWEDIMRGGEIVLKDGIVHEIRRVGGAH
- the rimM gene encoding ribosome maturation factor RimM (Essential for efficient processing of 16S rRNA), which translates into the protein MNEQLFTVGSLVNTQGIRGEVRVISRTDFPEKRFAPGAKLLLIHKDFPGPVPLTVETVRKHKNFYLLRFKDHPTINHVEKYKGGELKVPQSELQELPENTYYIFQLVGCEVVTEDGETLGVLKEVLKPGANDVWVVKPPRGKDILLPAIPECILDVDVEKKKITVHIMEGLLE
- the trmD gene encoding tRNA (guanosine(37)-N1)-methyltransferase TrmD, encoding MKIDIVTIFPEMFTGVFSSSMIKRAQDTGAVTIDITDFRKYSPNKHHTVDDTPYGGGGGMVLKPEPIFFAVESLLEKCNSKRPARVILTSPQGEVFSQEKAIELAREEHLVLICGHYEGYDERIRQHLVTDEISIGDYVLTGGELPAMVIVDSIVRLLPGVLGNEQSAENDSFRNGLLEYPQYTRPAEFRGWKVPDVLLSGNHAKIEEWRRKESLRRTLLRRPDLLQKAELNERDQRLLQKVKEEMGNA
- a CDS encoding NAD(P)/FAD-dependent oxidoreductase — translated: MLDVLIIGGGPAGMAASIWCKRLGLRSLLLERRAELGGQLFSINNPVIDYPGISVQTGRELVPYFLSHVHELGCSYRCNVTVMEIAVARKTVVTAEETFTAHSLILAMGSRERRLNVPGEKEMIARGEVYSASRDFHKFQGKQVAVIGGGDRALEGAWLLAEAGARVELIHRSSLFRARPEFRERVFAHPRIRIHRDTIVKRIIGESRVQAVEIRQTSHPSRLEIVPADAVFVRIGVEPNRELVQGQVQCDTDGYIITNEDGETSVKDVFAIGDLCVRPLFSSISLSVGQAARAVKRISANIFRLPS
- a CDS encoding SDR family oxidoreductase, which codes for MRRSVLITGSATGLGSAIAYRLAEQGHRIILNYRTSAEACLQLQNKIQATHTECHIVQADVSYFEEAERLIRESIERFGTIDILIHCAGPFLYQRQRATDMDISDWKYMIDSNLSSAFYLSKLVIPYMRKQGFGRIITFGFDGAEQARGWRYRSAYAAAKVGLVSFTRTLALEERHNGITVNMVCPGDIRGKWKETFLDEYLQTHDRIGRISMADDITRTVQFLIDEHADYVTGNVIQLNGGIDTVILTDEITKNDVLDPVQFSPGEEVYVYPWNSRGLVEQVSRQKNDLTLYTVRTLDRNKTGRFTYFHLEKVNPK
- a CDS encoding DUF1540 domain-containing protein, whose amino-acid sequence is MATEVRCTVSNCTYWAAENRCAADAILVEIDQHTQNYKLEIGEMGVPEHHDHAVNSSMTCCHTFKPKK
- the rplS gene encoding 50S ribosomal protein L19 yields the protein MDIVRQITEEQLRKDIPDFRAGDTLRVHVKVKEGNRERIQVFEGVVIKRRGSGISETFTVRKVSYGVGVERTFPLHTPKIDKIEVVRRGRVRRAKLYYLRNLTGKAARIKEVR